cgtgcgtgcgttggtgaggcggcgaggcgttgtcacccctctcttccttgtGCTTGAGCTGTACAAAAAGACTGTTGTGCTTcttctgcccctctctctcccactgCAGTGTCTGCACTGCTGCGCGGTATGAAGACGCCGAGTCCATTCTCTCGCTACCTTTTCTTCCGTTGCGTGTTTTCCTTCTGTGTTGCTCATTTCTTTACTTTTCTcctgtgtgggtgcgtgtgtcgctCGCCaggaggcgggagggggtgaagAAGCAGTGCCGACCCTCGTCCCCTGTGGGATGTGACAGAACGAAAGCCAAGGAGAACAGCAAGGTAGCAGCGAGGGCCAAGGCTGAACAAGGCCAGGCAGGAATTCGGCGACGAGCCGGAAAAGGGGGCGCGGCGAAGGCTGTGTTCTCATGCGTCACGACCAGGCTGTATAGGCGTGGCTGCGGTGGCCTCTCGGCGACTGAGGGGTTCTCCTGGACATTCTTCACCTTGCACCGGCGCGACTGCACCGAAGAGACGCACTTCCGCTGCTGACACCGACCGTCTACGAGTCGATGCCCTCCCCCACTGTTGCCATTTGCCTCTGCCAACTCCACCGCCGTCCATACACTCTTCCTCTACCCTttcttcgtctctctctccacccgcGTAGACTTCttcgcgcctcctcttcccaaAGCCATCTCAACCCTCATCTACGCAAGCCCTCAGAATCACTCAAGCCGTTACCTCTTCTCTCACGCATACTTGATCACCATGCCCTCTATGCTCAACCTTGTCCCGGCGACCGCGATCGCTGTGGGCGCGATAGCCCTccctgcggctgcgacgacgacgacgattGCGGCTCCTGTTCCTGTCAACCTCAGGCTGAACATCAtcacggcggtgctgatTCTAGGTGTGTCACTTGTGTTGACGCTGGTGTACACCCTGTGGAAGCTTCTCCCGAGGATCCGCAGTGGCGAGCTCTCCTTCTCGAAGTTCGAGTTCGACTGgcgtgcggagctgctgaaccAGACGCcgaagaaggagaaggcgcgccgcgcgacGGAGAAGGCTCGCcgtgaggaggagatggcgtCCGGGTGCAACcgcgacaacgacgagggACGCGTGCAGTACGCCCACACGCAGCCGCgggtggaggtgggcgagggcgacgccgcggctgccagATCGCAGCGCAAGGGACAGAGGCACGTCGAGGCCGATGTGAGCGttgcggtgacggtgcccCGCGAgtaggagagagggagcacagccgccaccaccaatGAGTGAGCATGCATAGCACATGTGTGAGTGCAGNNNNNNNNNNNNNNNNNNNNNNNNNNNNNNNNNNNNNNNNNNNNNNNNNNNNNNNNNNNNNNNNNNNNNNNNNNNNNNNNNNNNNNNNNNNNNNNNNNNNGCAGTGCAGACACTGcagtgggagagagaggggcagaagAAGCACAACAGTCTTTTTGTACAGCTCAAGCacaaggaagagaggggtgacaacgcctcgccgcctcaccaacgcacgcacgtgcgccttcCAGTCCCGCCCTGGCCCTCCGTATCGCCAGCGGAGTCTGACGAAACAAGGTCGAGAGGCCCCACGTTGCCCCGCCatccccctccacacacacacacgccgccgttgctgttTTTCCACACCATTCAGCGCCTTCCGCACAACGCCTCAGCGAGACTCCAGACTGCCATTTATGTGAGCGCCTGTGGAAGGCAGCCTCGCTGTGGTTATGTACATCGTCGGTGTGCGCGGATGTGCGCCACCTTGTGCCCAGGTGCGTAGGCCACCGCCCATGGAGCAACGACGACGTGCGCTGCGCAAGTGCGCATAGTGAGCGTCGATGCGTGTCTGCGAGAATAGGCCACtttctgtgcgcgcgtgtctccACTATGAGTGCTTCATATGGATGAGGAAGGCTAGGCGTAACAGCAAAGTGAAAACAGTACAGGGCATACGAAGGTAAGACAAAGACTCGTGGGAAACGAACGAAAAAAGGAAACTTCGTTGTCGAAAACGTGCAGCGCTCCCGTGCACGAAAGGCCAGTCGACGCTCGAcgctcctccagctcttctttttcccttCACCACTCCGTAAGACGAGCAAGCGAGAGTGAACGGGAAGactgcatgcgtgtgcgtgtgtatgcgcgcggGGAAAGGGGGATGCCTACGGGTTCCCTCAAGCGGTGACAGTGCTGCGCAGACAGGCACCCTTGCGGTGTGCGTCTGCACACGTGCTTCACGCGAGCCATCGATGTACATTGAGTGTGCAGAGAGGGACGAGGTCTCCTTATGGGTACATGTCGTTCTGAGGCGCGTCGTGGCTTATTAGGCAGCTAAGGTTGGCTCTGTcgtgcgctgctgaagcgcgtgATGGTCGCCTGACGCGCCGGCAGCTCCACGCTTGCGGGCTGCAAGCCGGTGACGCTTCTCCTCTTTGTGCAGCACTTCCTGGCTTTTATAGCTGATGATTCGCTTATCTTTTTCACTTGCGCTTGCCACGTCTCAATTCTTACTTTCTTCATCCCATCACTTTCCCTCCCTGCCTCACCATGTGACGCCCATCACACTTTGCCGCATCGGTGCCTTTGGttttgggggtggggtggtaCACCGCAAACGTTCATAAACAAATCTGTTGACGCGTTGTGGCGCGTGACCTTACCGGTCATCTACAACGGTGTGGCACTCCTGCCCTGCATTACGCACCACCCACTACACCGACGCCACTCGATCACCATCGACGTATCCACTCCAATCAGCGCACACAAGAGTTCCCCTTGAAGGAAAAATGGTCCACTCGTACGGCTACAAGTCTGGCACCCGCCACCTCTTCGCCAAGAAGTTCCGCAAGCACGGCGTCCCGTCCGTGTCGACGATCTTGACGAACATCAAGGTCGGCGACTACGTCGATGTCGTCGCGGACTCCGCAGTGCGTGAGGGCATGCCGCACAAGTACTACCACGGCCGCACCGGTATTGTGTGGAACGTGACCCCCCGCGGCGTTGGTGTCATCATCAACAAGCCGgtccgcacgcgcaccctgcGCAAGCGCATCTGCGTCCGCTTCGAGCACGTCCGCAAGTCTCGCTGCCAGGAGGCGTTCAAGGCGAAGGAGCACCAGTTCCAGGCCCACCTCGCCGCCAAGAAGGCCGGCAAGGCGCTGGCTCCGCTGAAGAAGAGCTCCCGCATGGGCGGCATTGTGCGCCCCAAGAACGTTGAGGTGCTCGCCCGCCGCGTGGCTGACTACGAGGCGATGGTGCCGTACTAAGGTGCAGCACTCACCGCACCCGCgctcccttttttgtttccctCACCTTTCCATCTCAGCGGACAGCAATCTTCCCATCACCTGCtcccgcttcctcctcctttcaATCGGCCCGTGATGATCGGGGCAGGACGGTAGCGGAGGTGTTGTTGTCGACGGGGCGGGGGTAGGACTGGGGGAGGCACTTCAAGTCGTTTCTCTCACTTTTGCTTTCTCATTTATCATGACAAAAAAAACTTTGCCAAGCCGACACGGGCGTGCCGAATCgaaggaggaaaaaaaaggtgtgACGGCCGCTGCAGGGATGCCGCAtcgctgcttctcttcctcctctgctgcatGCGTCGATGCTACCTCGACGGGCAGTTCGCCGCAGCttcaccccttcccccgctcGCTTTGGCATGTGGCCCTGATGGAGTCGAAGAGAGTGAGGGGCTGGATAGCGGCGTTGAAGAAGAGCGCAATGGAGAGAAAGTAGGCGTAGGTGTTGCTCCCCTGCACCACACCCTGTACGTCTTCTCCCTGAGCGCGTCATCTCTTCATTCAGTTTCGCCTTTGCGCATGGCGGTGGAAACGAGCGCGAACGTTGGGTGGCACAGGGTGCCGCGCCGGGTCAAGTTGCCAGAACCCCAAGGTTTGAATATAATAAAAGCGCGTACACACCATACGGATGCGCAGCTTGTTGCCTTCTTTATGTACGTGCTGTTCCGctgcagcctcctcctccaccccacgcgcgcctgcgctctctcccccttgtCTCTCTCACACGTACCCAATATACAAAACGCAGCAACCACAGCGACGCTCGTTTCtcttgcacacacacccacacccacaccaccaAAGATAAAATAAAAAAGAGAACCGCAACACCGACGTGTGACTGTATACGCACAAACGCGAGGGCatacctgcagcagctgaagcgactgcttcgcctcccccctttctcccttttcttcttcgcaCGTACTTACTTGGACGATCTCTGAGAGGTTTTGCCGATCTTATTTTATTTCTTGCTGTTCTCTTTATCTTTGTGTGCAAGGCGACGCGCACGAAACGTGCCCTTTTCCCTTGCATCCGCGCATACGCACCGAGTTGCACACAAGcgtgcgaggagggggaaaaaagaatGCGGGGAGGCGGTGAGCGAACAGGAAGAAGAACAAGTTAGAAAAGGTAAGGAAAGGCGCAGCGCGTAGCGTTTTTCCCTATTGTTTGCTTGCGgtgcctttttctttccctcgatatcgacacacacacacacatacacatacacatacacacacaccgcacgcacaaacaccCACACGTGCATCACCGCGTTGGTGCCTTTTTCTGTACTGGATGCGTGCTATGCGACTCGGAAAACAGCTGCCAGGAAGGGTGCGGGAAATGCGTGCAGGGCGCGCACCTATTTTGGTGGTGGCACTGGTGCTCCTGTGTGCCACCGTCTTTGTCTCGGCCGGCATCACTGGCTACTCGACCGGCACGATTATATCGCCTCAAGCGAATGCCTACCGCAGTAGTCGCACCCTCTCCCCGATGGACTATTATAAACTCCCTGTTTGCCAGCCTTCTGAGGAGGTGATGAAGGCGAGGCGCGAGCATCCCTCTATTGGCGAAGTTCTGACGGGCAATCGTCTTGTTCCAACCATGTTTGAGTTCCGAGTTGGCGAGGACGTCAAGTGCGCCACCTTGTGCGATGCCAGGTTCACTGTCAAAGCGGTGCGGCGGGCGAACTACATGATCAATAGTGACTACTACGTGCGCATGTTTCTCGACAACAAGCCGCTCGTTTCGGCGTCCCCTCATGCGGGGAGTAACGCGTACCTGCTGGGCTACCCGCTTGGCGTACAGAACGACGTTGAAAAGACCCGAGTGAAGACGAGCATTCTTCACAATCATCTCGACTTTACCATTCGCATCAAGAACCGGGCGATCTCTCAGTTCacgggagaggaggtggtcgGGTTCAAAGTCGTCGCCAGAAGTGTTGCAGAGGTGGGCACGTGCACTGCGAAAGCGTTTCAACACTCAAGCCACCCGTACATCTTGCCGAGTTATAGGGATGGAAAAGATGTCAAGGTCCCTTTCACGTACAGCGTGACGTGGGAGAGGTCTAACGAGGAGTACCCCATCGAACACAGCATGGGAGAAGATACCCAGCGGCGCGGGCACAAGATCGCCGCCCTGTACGGCGTTCTGCTGACCATGCTGACAGGCGTTGTGGTAGCGTTTGTGATGCTCCGCACTGTGCGCAAGGACCTCGCCGTCTACCTTGACGAGGAGATGGACGAGAGGGAGATACGTGAGGAGTCAGGCTGGAAGCTGGTACGCGGCGATGTTTTCCGCCCACCCAAGCATGCCGCAGCCCTGGTGACGGCCGTCGGCGCCGGGTGCCAGATTGCGGCGACCATGCTCACCAGCGTGTTTCTCTGCGCCATCCACGCGGTGGACTCGACGCACCGCGGCACCTTCCTGAGCACCGTCATTGCACTTTTTCTGATTGGTCACGTTGTCTCCGGCTTTGTGACGACTCGACTGCTGAAACTCTTCGGTATGGCCTCGTGGAAGACCACCGTGTGTTGCATGGCCGCGTTCCCGGCTGCACTAGGAGGCGGCGTCATGCTGCTAAACCTCATCCATTGGGCAAAGCACAGCACGGCGGCCATCCCGTTCCTGACGGTGGTCGGGATCATACTTGCATGGCTGCTCATCTCACTTCCTTTTGGATGCTATGGCATCTATTGGGGCTTCAAGATGGACACTCTGGTCGTCACAGCCAGGGTCAGCAGCATCCCTCGACTCATACcggaagaggcagagagcaCGTCTCTCTACTATGTACTAGCTGGCAGTCTTGTGCCTTTCATCGCGTGCTGCGTGGAGATACCCTTCGCCTTGAACGCATTCTGGCGGGAGGAGCCTGTGTACCTCTACGGCTTCCTGACCTTCTTCTCCATTGCACTGGTCGTGCTTTGCGCGGAGGTGGGCATTGTGGTGACCTACTTCACCTTGCGCGGGGAGGACCACcgttggtggtggcgcagctaCTCCGCTCTTGCGACTACTGGCTTTCACCTGTTTGCATACAGCATTCTCTTCCTCAAGCGCTCTCTGCAGAtccgcgcgctctcctcgaTCATCCTTTTCCTGGGCTACATGCTCGGCGCGTCCATTATGTTTGGTATGGCGCTCGGCTCTATCGGCTTTATTGGGTCGTTTTGGCTCGTCCAGAACATGTACGCCTCCATCAAGGCTGAGTAGCGGCGTGGACGTGTGCGAGGCATCTCTAGCTGCTTTCCTGTAacttcttttttgtttctggCGTCTCTCATTTTCTTCTCCTGTAATAGACTTCTCCCCTTACCCACTTCTCCTTGCGGAATTCGAACGTGTTTGGTGTGCGCTGTCATGGCGCAGGCGCATTTGGCTGCCGCTCGCTCTCCATCTCGTGTTTTCTTTCCTCGGCACACACGTAAGCGCGTCTCCGTATTTCACGCCACAGGCCATACCATccgaagggagaggggggggtgaggagaACGCGAAATAAAGGAGAGAGCTATGGCGTCTATACTAGACGGGTAGGCTTTCTCTTCAcgaggggtgggtggtggagggggctgcgcgccggcacctctgctccttcccttccccaGCTATGCGCCAACAGGCTCATGCACTTGTAAGCGCACACATCTGTACAAGCGCATACGCATGCGTCCAACAGGCACCAAGAGCGGAGCCGTGGCTGGGCACCTTTTTGTTGCGTTGAAAAAGGTGATGATGTCGGGACGGAGGAGGGACGGCGGTGGGCTGTGCGTGCAGCGAGGAAGAACGAAGGTGAGTGCGGTTTGACAGGGAGGGGCGTGAGACAGCGCTGTGGTGCACATgttccgcctcctccctgcgCTTTGCACACCATCACTAACCAGACGGCTATGCAACCGTTTCCCTGTTGCGGCACCTTCCTTTTCGTCAGTAGAGATGAGGATTGTTTGGGACTGCCGCCATTCAAAGGTGTTGCAATCGAAGTGTCGCCGTTCGCTCGCCACATTTGTGTGCGCCCCTTCGCTATCTCGAGATTGTTCCCGCTTTCGTGCGCGAACCTTGACCTGGCGTCTGTCGGCGCGAGTGGGTCCGTCAGTGCAGTTCTGTGGCAGGAGGATATACCGTACAATACAACAGCAGGGCACAAACGCCGGTGTTGTTTGCGCTGACGGGGAAGGTAAGCAGCGGGGGTGACGTGGAAGGGAGGAGTGAGCACTGTTGCGGCCGGTGTCTCCCCATTGCAGACAGCGACATGACCTAACACCTTTTATCTGGATCCTCCTTTGGCTTTACGGTTTCTTTCCTACTCTGCCGTTACGCCGGATTCGTCAGCTCCCGTCCCCCCGCACCCATTCACTCTCCCTGTCTCaacgtgtgtctgtctctgtctcgtTAGTCTCTTCCCTACCACCACACCTCGCTCGCGTCTTATCTCGACCCccgaagagggaggggggcgacaCGACGTGTCTACACCATCCACGTAGACGGCGGTAGATTTACGTTCTCatctttttgttgttgcttcAGCTCGTATGTGGTTTTCGTGATTCCCTTATCGTCGCATGAGGAGCCAccctctggtggtggcaggtCCGTGCTCCTGCGAGGCGAGGAGGCCAGTGCGATGTATCGCAacggatgtcggcggccacAGGTGCTGGGCGGCGTTGTATCGGGGCAGTCCGCAACAAATGCACAgcgcttgtgccatccatgctATCGCCAGACTGTCCGCGCGACTTGaacgcgtctctctcccggTGCTCACACTGCCCACCGCTGTAGGGGGGAGCCTGAGCCGCcccgaggggagggggatgcaccaggtggGCCACTGGCATGATGGGAGCGGATGCGAGGCAACCTCCTAGGGTGGGCGGCGTttgagaggcagaggcctTGCTCATAATGACGGATTGGGCGCATTGCTCTAAGGTGGGTGTCGAGGGGCTGCTTCGCACTACAGGATGGAGGCCTGTGGCAGACCTGGTGGTTGGCGTGGCGTTTGACCTCACATTGCATGGCAGCGAACCGAGGCACGGTGtaggaaaagaaaacgccAGTTGTCATCCTTTTGTGCTTTGACTTTGTGCATGACGAGTTTCCAGCAATAGTGgattatatatatatatatgtttgCTTCGCTTTGAGCAGTCACGTAAGCGAGCGTCCGGAAACAAAAGGGGTGAGGAAGGACATGAAGAGGCTGTTAGACGTGCGGGTCCGATTCAACGGCAGACAGTTCTTTTTGGATGACGAGGATTGAGCTTCGGTACCACAGGGGTGGAGGAACCCTGTCTGCATGCGCACACTTGCTGGCTTGTTCGTGGTGGAAGGACATGCCGCCAAAAGTGGACGAAAGGAAATTTTTCCAAAACCAGCCTACAGACAAGAAAGTTATTGCCCCCGTCATATGTGCTATCCCACCATCTCCTCGCCGGCTTTCCCCTTCCTACTCAGCTGTTACTCGAGTTTGTACGTGACGGATGATAATGTAGCGGTAAGAGAGTTGAAACCGAAAAAATAAAAGAGGCCCGAGAAACAAAGTGGTTCTGTGGTGATTGATGTGCGTCCCTCATATTCTCTGACAGGGTTCTTCTtaggtggcggtggtggagtgGATgagtatatatatacatatgtggatgtatgtgtgtgtgtaaaaGGGCGTCGCACAGTTGCATTGTTGCGCGGTATCATTGCCATCACGGTCCGTCTGTCCCCGCACCCCGTCGTCCCTCTTGTTCGTTTCTCCTGTCCGCCTCTTCTCGAATCTGCTCTTTTTGTTTCCTCTTGTGTTGTTCCCTCCCACAGGATGAGCGCGTCAAGCAAGTGGActcatcacacacacacatgcatgcgtgcggCTGCTTTCCCCTCGCGCACGAAGAAAAGTGTGCACGTGGATGCGTCGGCGCTGAAGATGGTCACTCCACAACAAACGGAAAAGATTCTGTGCCTCTCTGTGTACTGGCGTGAGGTTGTTCTTACTCTTTTTTTCAGCACTTTGCGTTTTTTTTAGTTATTTCGTTCATCCTGGGTGATGGCCACTCGTAGCTGTGTTGTGAACGCGGGGGTGCGCAGACGCTTgtgaggtgtgtgcgtgctcgccgGAACCGTTCGCCGTTTCTT
The window above is part of the Leishmania mexicana MHOM/GT/2001/U1103 complete genome, chromosome 33 genome. Proteins encoded here:
- a CDS encoding putative 60S ribosomal protein L21, with the translated sequence MVHSYGYKSGTRHLFAKKFRKHGVPSVSTILTNIKVGDYVDVVADSAVREGMPHKYYHGRTGIVWNVTPRGVGVIINKPVRTRTLRKRICVRFEHVRKSRCQEAFKAKEHQFQAHLAAKKAGKALAPLKKSSRMGGIVRPKNVEVLARRVADYEAMVPY
- a CDS encoding transmembrane/endomembrane-like protein; this translates as MRLGKQLPGRVREMRAGRAPILVVALVLLCATVFVSAGITGYSTGTIISPQANAYRSSRTLSPMDYYKLPVCQPSEEVMKARREHPSIGEVLTGNRLVPTMFEFRVGEDVKCATLCDARFTVKAVRRANYMINSDYYVRMFLDNKPLVSASPHAGSNAYLLGYPLGVQNDVEKTRVKTSILHNHLDFTIRIKNRAISQFTGEEVVGFKVVARSVAEVGTCTAKAFQHSSHPYILPSYRDGKDVKVPFTYSVTWERSNEEYPIEHSMGEDTQRRGHKIAALYGVLLTMLTGVVVAFVMLRTVRKDLAVYLDEEMDEREIREESGWKLVRGDVFRPPKHAAALVTAVGAGCQIAATMLTSVFLCAIHAVDSTHRGTFLSTVIALFLIGHVVSGFVTTRLLKLFGMASWKTTVCCMAAFPAALGGGVMLLNLIHWAKHSTAAIPFLTVVGIILAWLLISLPFGCYGIYWGFKMDTLVVTARVSSIPRLIPEEAESTSLYYVLAGSLVPFIACCVEIPFALNAFWREEPVYLYGFLTFFSIALVVLCAEVGIVVTYFTLRGEDHRWWWRSYSALATTGFHLFAYSILFLKRSLQIRALSSIILFLGYMLGASIMFGMALGSIGFIGSFWLVQNMYASIKAE